Proteins encoded together in one Oceanispirochaeta sp. window:
- the rho gene encoding transcription termination factor Rho, translated as MAIIRKNLDDPQVGSIESDPTEGQKELDLRSGAAQETDSKESVGEVKEKTITVKKAAVKKRTIVKKKEPIVEPAAESPESVQESEEVATPPAKKVRRKKSIKETVGSVVAGTTNDSGSVTGTVTVTSDMGETVEAKPESTETVPADGAGSEPVHKAGKQENHSSRADSSRSDASRSDASRSDASRSDSSRSDSSRSDSSRSDSSRSDSSRSDSSTQRNNSFNKRKSGKNRRDQNSNRDLNRQARNHPLPTPDQPRITINDLSIMTMPDLRAYAEDLNLGREDMISLKKQEIIFSILKAHIENNGVIFAYGSLEILPDGYGFLRSPQNSYLPGSDDIYISPSQIRLFNLKTGDTVYGQIRSPKEGERFFAMLRVVHVNFDEPSVAQTRVSFENLTPLYPTQRLNMETNIADPSTRMINLFCPIGMGQRGLIVSPPRSGKTVILQKIANAITENHPSVQLIVLLIDERPEEVTDMKRSVQGEVIASTFDEQASRHVQVAEMVLEKARRLVEHKKDVVILLDSITRLARAYNQTVPTSGKILSGGVDSNALHRPKRFFGAARNIEHGGSLTIVATALIETGSRMDEVIFEEFKGTGNMELVLDRRLADKRVFPAINIKKSGTRKEDLLLSSEELNKMWLLRKVMNPMDDMECTEMIVDKMRKTKNNEAFLKSMNSA; from the coding sequence ATGGCGATAATCCGGAAGAATCTGGACGATCCTCAGGTCGGTTCAATTGAATCCGACCCTACTGAGGGTCAGAAAGAACTGGATCTGAGAAGTGGTGCAGCGCAAGAGACGGATTCAAAAGAGTCGGTCGGTGAAGTAAAAGAAAAAACAATAACAGTTAAAAAGGCTGCCGTCAAAAAAAGAACGATTGTCAAAAAGAAAGAGCCTATTGTGGAACCGGCTGCTGAATCCCCTGAATCTGTACAGGAATCCGAAGAGGTAGCAACCCCTCCCGCAAAAAAAGTCCGGCGTAAAAAAAGCATAAAAGAAACAGTAGGCTCCGTTGTGGCCGGTACAACGAATGACTCCGGTTCTGTAACAGGGACCGTCACTGTCACTAGTGATATGGGTGAAACAGTTGAAGCAAAGCCTGAATCGACAGAAACTGTCCCGGCCGATGGGGCTGGTTCAGAGCCTGTACATAAAGCAGGTAAACAGGAAAATCACAGCTCCAGGGCAGATTCCTCTCGATCAGACGCATCCAGATCAGACGCATCCAGATCAGACGCATCTCGATCAGACTCATCTCGATCAGATTCCTCTCGATCAGATTCCTCTCGATCAGACTCATCTCGATCAGACTCCTCTCGATCAGACTCATCAACTCAACGAAACAACTCATTTAATAAAAGAAAAAGCGGAAAAAATAGACGGGATCAGAATTCTAACCGGGATTTAAACCGACAGGCGCGAAACCATCCGCTTCCCACTCCTGATCAACCCCGGATCACCATCAATGATTTGTCTATCATGACCATGCCGGACCTCAGGGCTTATGCTGAGGATCTGAATTTAGGCCGTGAGGACATGATCAGTCTTAAAAAGCAGGAAATCATTTTTTCAATTCTTAAGGCTCATATTGAGAATAATGGTGTTATTTTTGCTTATGGTTCTCTGGAAATATTACCCGACGGTTATGGATTTCTCCGTTCCCCACAGAACTCATATCTTCCCGGAAGTGATGATATTTATATCTCTCCTTCCCAGATAAGACTGTTTAATCTGAAAACCGGGGATACCGTATACGGCCAGATCCGTTCACCCAAAGAGGGAGAACGCTTTTTTGCCATGCTCCGTGTGGTTCATGTCAACTTTGATGAACCAAGTGTGGCTCAAACCAGAGTCTCCTTTGAGAATCTGACTCCCCTTTATCCGACACAGCGATTGAATATGGAAACAAATATTGCTGATCCATCTACCAGAATGATCAACTTGTTCTGTCCTATCGGGATGGGTCAACGAGGGCTTATCGTTTCTCCTCCCCGTTCGGGAAAAACTGTTATTTTACAGAAAATAGCCAATGCCATCACTGAAAATCATCCGAGTGTACAACTTATCGTACTTCTGATCGACGAACGTCCTGAAGAAGTGACCGACATGAAGCGCAGTGTTCAGGGTGAAGTCATTGCTTCAACATTCGATGAACAGGCCAGCAGGCATGTTCAGGTTGCAGAAATGGTTCTAGAGAAAGCCAGGCGTCTTGTAGAGCATAAAAAGGATGTTGTCATCCTGCTGGACTCAATTACCCGTCTGGCAAGAGCCTACAATCAGACCGTTCCCACTTCGGGGAAAATCCTTTCCGGTGGTGTGGATTCCAATGCACTTCATAGACCAAAAAGGTTCTTTGGAGCCGCCCGTAATATTGAACATGGAGGCAGCCTGACTATTGTTGCCACCGCTCTGATCGAAACCGGGAGCCGCATGGATGAAGTTATTTTTGAGGAATTCAAGGGTACTGGTAATATGGAACTGGTTCTGGATAGACGGCTGGCTGATAAGAGAGTCTTTCCGGCGATAAATATTAAAAAATCCGGGACAAGGAAAGAGGACTTGCTCTTGAGCAGTGAAGAACTGAACAAGATGTGGTTGCTCCGAAAGGTCATGAATCCCATGGATGATATGGAATGCACTGAAATGATTGTTGACAAAATGAGGAAAACCAAGAATAATGAGGCGTTCCTGAAGTCGATGAATTCGGCATAG
- the surE gene encoding 5'/3'-nucleotidase SurE: MKILITNDDGIESPGILSLRDVLSRKHDVWVMAPDGDRSGYSHSITLRNPVKIEKLGHHLYRCSGTPVDCVVYGLAGYLEEDFDVILSGINIGPNMGTDILYSGTAAAARQGALKNIPSIALSLNQFEPPFDFDSISEFLLYRLENLVSLWEDSCFLNMNFPDKMVENSEMKWCWPAKRIYRDEIVQFQPPREKGTFCFLKGCLIQSEEEEGSDALAVHSGFVSISAISLSPSIVPHIGSVNEKAGSVC; the protein is encoded by the coding sequence ATGAAAATATTAATCACAAATGATGATGGGATTGAGAGTCCCGGCATATTAAGCCTCAGGGATGTATTGTCCCGGAAACACGATGTCTGGGTCATGGCTCCCGATGGAGACCGCAGCGGATACTCTCATTCCATTACCCTCAGGAATCCTGTGAAAATTGAAAAGCTGGGACATCACTTGTATCGCTGTTCGGGGACACCCGTTGACTGTGTTGTCTATGGGCTGGCGGGGTACCTGGAGGAAGACTTTGATGTCATTCTCTCGGGCATCAATATCGGTCCCAATATGGGGACGGATATACTTTATTCCGGAACGGCTGCGGCTGCCAGGCAGGGGGCTCTTAAAAATATTCCCTCCATAGCCTTGTCTTTAAATCAGTTTGAACCTCCCTTCGATTTTGACTCTATTTCCGAATTTTTACTCTACCGGCTTGAAAATCTGGTATCCCTTTGGGAAGACAGTTGTTTTTTGAATATGAACTTTCCCGATAAGATGGTTGAGAATAGTGAAATGAAATGGTGCTGGCCCGCCAAACGGATCTACCGGGACGAGATTGTCCAGTTTCAGCCTCCCAGAGAGAAAGGAACATTCTGTTTCCTTAAGGGGTGTCTGATTCAATCTGAAGAGGAGGAAGGATCGGATGCTCTGGCTGTGCATTCCGGTTTTGTGTCCATCTCAGCGATCTCTCTGTCCCCATCCATCGTACCCCATATCGGGTCGGTTAATGAAAAAGCCGGGTCAGTCTGCTGA
- a CDS encoding HU family DNA-binding protein, producing MSEEKLTKAEIIEHIYDNSSISRKDIHNVIDSFFEEVKEALEDDRVVELRGFGTFEIRTRKGREKARNPKTGEIVPVESHGVTVFRPGKELKKLAWSLRK from the coding sequence ATGTCAGAAGAAAAGCTAACAAAAGCTGAGATAATTGAGCACATTTATGACAATTCATCTATCAGCAGAAAAGATATTCACAATGTGATTGATTCTTTTTTTGAAGAAGTGAAAGAGGCTCTTGAAGATGACAGAGTCGTAGAGTTGAGAGGTTTCGGAACCTTTGAAATCCGGACCAGAAAAGGTCGGGAGAAAGCCAGAAATCCAAAAACCGGTGAGATTGTGCCTGTAGAAAGTCACGGTGTTACTGTTTTTAGACCTGGTAAAGAACTGAAGAAACTAGCTTGGTCCCTGCGTAAATAA
- a CDS encoding regulatory iron-sulfur-containing complex subunit RicT: protein MGSEKNKEPNKAGVSVDLNQYPDGLYMTKIIHSSETEVCIPFEGESLAPGEMIIVKTRYGNDMVKVLGSVTDLKHVRKGDLREVVRRASEEDLKKAESFKVKETDTFKICRDKIDMHKLDMSLVSAHYLLDEPKVMFFFTAENRIDFRELVKDLVAIFKMRIELRQIGVRDESRVLGGLGVCGREYCCHSLTDHLSPVSIKMAKEQSLSLNSMKISGPCGRLLCCLSYEYDYYQEEKRKLPNEGTRINWDGISFKVIEVNIFSKRLRLFGSDSRTLDIGTEEISYNKESRTWEINPLEI, encoded by the coding sequence ATGGGATCGGAAAAAAATAAAGAACCGAACAAGGCCGGGGTATCCGTGGATCTCAACCAATACCCGGACGGTCTGTACATGACTAAAATTATTCATTCCAGTGAAACCGAAGTCTGCATTCCCTTTGAAGGGGAGTCTCTGGCTCCTGGAGAGATGATCATTGTCAAGACCCGTTACGGAAATGATATGGTCAAGGTCCTGGGATCTGTGACTGATCTGAAACATGTCCGGAAAGGAGATCTTCGGGAGGTCGTCAGAAGGGCCAGTGAAGAAGATCTGAAGAAAGCCGAATCCTTTAAGGTGAAAGAAACTGATACCTTTAAGATCTGCCGCGACAAAATTGATATGCATAAACTCGATATGTCCCTGGTTTCGGCACACTACCTGCTGGACGAACCAAAGGTTATGTTCTTTTTCACCGCGGAAAACAGGATTGATTTCCGGGAACTGGTGAAGGATCTTGTCGCTATATTCAAGATGCGCATAGAACTCCGGCAAATTGGAGTCCGTGATGAGTCCCGGGTACTGGGAGGATTGGGGGTCTGCGGTCGGGAGTACTGCTGTCACAGTCTTACTGATCATTTAAGTCCTGTCTCAATCAAAATGGCAAAAGAGCAGAGCCTTTCCCTTAACTCAATGAAAATATCAGGACCCTGCGGCAGACTGCTCTGCTGCCTGTCCTATGAGTATGATTATTACCAGGAAGAAAAGCGAAAACTCCCCAATGAAGGTACCCGCATTAATTGGGACGGAATAAGTTTTAAGGTTATTGAGGTTAATATCTTTTCCAAGCGGCTCAGGCTGTTTGGTTCAGACAGTCGAACGCTGGACATCGGCACAGAGGAAATTTCATATAATAAGGAATCCCGGACCTGGGAAATAAATCCTTTGGAAATTTAG
- a CDS encoding YaaR family protein yields MDKLGIVGSTLVPASGNSPDKKKVSKKKTSDVHFKSRLGEVDDSQVVHPGSLAEGLSGLEKAEDLLDDVYKLGEELKQDGTLGTLHKYREAVKKFYKYVVTRSLEAYQVDGRLNPKTMSRKQYTLISIVDEKLEKLGAAVLRSQKEQLNILKKIDEIYGILVDLTR; encoded by the coding sequence ATGGACAAACTGGGGATAGTTGGAAGTACTCTGGTCCCCGCATCCGGAAATAGTCCGGATAAAAAGAAAGTCAGCAAAAAAAAGACCTCTGATGTCCACTTTAAGAGCCGCCTCGGAGAAGTTGATGATTCCCAAGTGGTTCATCCTGGTTCTTTGGCTGAAGGGCTTTCGGGCCTTGAAAAAGCAGAGGATCTTTTAGATGATGTTTACAAGCTGGGAGAGGAGTTGAAGCAGGATGGAACCCTGGGAACTCTTCATAAGTATCGTGAAGCTGTCAAGAAATTCTATAAATATGTGGTGACACGGAGTCTGGAAGCCTATCAGGTGGACGGGCGATTGAATCCGAAAACCATGTCCCGCAAGCAGTATACTTTGATCTCAATAGTGGATGAGAAACTTGAGAAACTGGGTGCTGCCGTGCTGCGGAGTCAGAAAGAGCAATTGAATATTCTAAAAAAAATTGATGAAATTTATGGTATCCTTGTAGACCTTACACGCTAA
- a CDS encoding CinA family protein: protein MSSDLPGSTLLDLCRKQKITLVTAESCTGGLICASLTDIPGSSDIVWGGFVTYANAAKIRALSVSESLIAKKGAVSREVAEAMVTGALAMSDAGLAVAVSGIAGPGGGSPDKPVGTVWIAVSLKNGKMYSELFQFSGSRSQIRWSTVENALRICKKIILNDSSLDSEQS, encoded by the coding sequence ATGAGCTCTGATCTTCCCGGATCGACTCTTCTTGATCTCTGTAGAAAACAAAAAATTACCCTCGTTACTGCTGAATCCTGTACGGGCGGACTTATTTGTGCGTCATTAACAGACATTCCCGGTAGCTCAGATATTGTCTGGGGCGGTTTTGTCACATATGCCAATGCGGCCAAGATCAGGGCCTTATCTGTATCAGAATCTTTGATAGCAAAGAAAGGGGCGGTTTCCCGAGAGGTTGCCGAAGCCATGGTGACGGGTGCCCTGGCTATGAGTGACGCCGGTCTGGCTGTCGCGGTGTCTGGAATTGCCGGACCCGGAGGCGGCAGCCCTGATAAACCTGTGGGGACAGTCTGGATCGCTGTGTCACTGAAAAATGGAAAAATGTATTCAGAGTTGTTTCAATTCAGTGGGAGCCGGTCACAAATCCGCTGGAGCACTGTTGAAAATGCATTAAGAATCTGTAAAAAAATTATTTTGAATGATTCCTCTCTTGACAGTGAACAGAGCTGA
- a CDS encoding polymer-forming cytoskeletal protein, with amino-acid sequence MSDYIKNHSFINSIIGEGTKFSGELVLNGLLRIDGDFSGSINTSGKVLIGKTGRAECNIVAGTAVVGGVVHGNIFSSGKVVILATGMVVGNIQACKLIVEEGVLLHGSCIIKGEADNSKDAAVPVVGSSYSVDWHTEAVNSPETVESR; translated from the coding sequence ATGAGCGATTATATAAAAAACCATTCCTTTATAAATTCCATTATTGGAGAGGGAACAAAATTCAGCGGAGAGCTGGTTTTAAATGGCCTTCTTAGAATTGATGGCGATTTTTCAGGGAGTATCAATACTAGCGGTAAAGTCTTAATCGGTAAAACCGGTCGGGCCGAGTGTAATATTGTTGCCGGTACGGCCGTCGTCGGCGGTGTCGTTCATGGCAATATTTTTTCCTCAGGAAAAGTTGTTATTCTGGCAACCGGAATGGTTGTTGGTAATATTCAGGCCTGTAAGCTGATTGTTGAGGAAGGTGTTCTTCTTCACGGCAGCTGTATAATCAAGGGAGAAGCTGATAACAGCAAAGACGCCGCCGTCCCTGTCGTTGGCAGCAGCTATTCAGTCGACTGGCATACTGAAGCCGTCAATTCTCCGGAAACCGTGGAGAGCCGCTGA
- the rpmE gene encoding 50S ribosomal protein L31: protein MKEGIHPKYVDATVKCACGNVIQTRSTHGDMEVEICSSCHPFYTGKQKLVDTAGRVERFNKKYGIKSKD from the coding sequence ATGAAAGAAGGAATTCATCCCAAGTATGTGGATGCTACTGTTAAGTGCGCTTGTGGAAATGTCATTCAAACCCGTTCTACCCATGGGGATATGGAAGTTGAAATTTGCAGCTCCTGTCACCCCTTTTACACTGGTAAACAGAAATTGGTAGATACTGCAGGTCGTGTTGAAAGATTCAACAAGAAATACGGAATCAAAAGCAAAGACTGA
- the galK gene encoding galactokinase — protein MEDLHTLHKNIYGKEPDVIVRVPGKLNLMGEHTEYFEGLVLAVAVNKFIEVSISERDDNSLRVYSVTYNERKKSSLSGLKYKREDRWANYVKGAIAVMLQLGCPVKGLDITINSEIPEQVGLGSSSSLTLALVSALKKLYDFEISDIQLVESARLSELKFMQKDPGLAACAVSYFAKEDQALLIDTKTMDILTINMDFKPIILLVTDSNVPNGIGYGEADDLRKDFDECKKLLNSHGRHITLRDMTIQDIRVELDLLPEHLRRRSIHIIEENLRVRELKAALEHNDLILAGKLMYRSHESLRDLLEISCPELDWLVKRAFETNGVMGSRMVGNGFGGCTINLINGNNIPLYDEHLEEYDRIFGFKADYFICTPVSGLKALQDKE, from the coding sequence ATGGAAGATTTGCATACCCTTCATAAGAATATTTACGGAAAAGAACCGGATGTTATCGTTCGGGTTCCTGGAAAGCTTAATCTTATGGGGGAACATACGGAGTACTTTGAAGGACTCGTCCTTGCCGTGGCCGTAAACAAATTTATTGAAGTATCCATCTCTGAACGGGATGACAATTCACTAAGGGTTTACTCCGTAACTTATAATGAAAGAAAAAAGTCCTCCTTATCCGGTCTGAAATACAAAAGAGAGGACCGCTGGGCCAATTATGTTAAGGGTGCCATAGCCGTGATGCTTCAGCTTGGATGTCCGGTTAAAGGACTGGATATCACCATCAACAGTGAGATCCCGGAGCAGGTAGGGCTGGGTTCCTCATCCTCTTTGACACTGGCTCTGGTATCGGCTCTTAAAAAACTCTATGACTTTGAAATTTCTGATATTCAGCTTGTAGAATCTGCCCGCTTATCTGAATTGAAATTCATGCAGAAAGATCCCGGTCTGGCAGCCTGTGCTGTTTCCTATTTTGCCAAGGAAGATCAGGCCTTACTCATAGATACAAAAACCATGGACATCCTGACCATTAACATGGATTTCAAGCCCATCATACTCCTGGTGACAGATTCCAATGTTCCTAATGGAATCGGGTACGGCGAGGCTGATGATCTGAGAAAGGATTTTGATGAATGTAAGAAGCTGTTAAACAGCCATGGCCGTCATATCACTCTCAGAGATATGACGATACAGGACATAAGAGTTGAACTGGACCTTCTCCCCGAGCATCTCAGAAGGCGTTCTATCCATATAATTGAAGAAAATCTGAGGGTGAGAGAGTTGAAGGCAGCTCTGGAGCACAATGATCTGATCCTGGCGGGAAAGTTGATGTACCGCTCCCATGAGAGTCTCCGTGATTTGCTCGAAATTTCCTGTCCAGAACTGGACTGGCTTGTGAAAAGGGCCTTTGAAACCAATGGAGTCATGGGCTCCCGCATGGTGGGAAATGGCTTTGGCGGTTGTACAATCAACCTGATAAATGGTAATAATATTCCATTATACGATGAGCATCTTGAAGAATATGACAGGATATTCGGCTTCAAGGCGGATTATTTTATCTGCACTCCCGTATCAGGTCTGAAAGCATTACAGGATAAAGAGTAA
- a CDS encoding M23 family metallopeptidase — protein MAGKRVKRTSGYPSSKRNSGLLGRLGRVGRQKLTIMLIPHSEKRVFNFQISLLALSFISILLISLVVTFVWLTADFSGTNDLLASRSRDLEHSEASLEVLRDEVNQLISSTETFQKTLSGTLNTLGIESAGRDAAANRNGDLTSFFNVESAENGSLSETLEIQKLKTALDQSVTSLDEIGQILNSQKSLLSDIPTMWPLKGVQGYVTAVFGPSIHPFSGQWYLHKGVDMAYGYGVPIISTANGKVLEVDFDEGYGNFVVIRHKYGFYTKYAHLQRTYVRPGQDISQGDVLGTMGNTGLSTGPHLHYEVRIGSQVVDPVKYINMTDNHDIFNRVTRNLQKYK, from the coding sequence GTGGCTGGCAAAAGAGTGAAAAGAACGTCCGGATATCCCTCATCAAAACGCAATTCCGGTTTACTTGGACGTTTAGGCCGGGTGGGCAGGCAAAAATTAACAATCATGCTGATACCCCATTCGGAGAAGAGGGTCTTTAATTTTCAGATATCCCTTCTGGCACTCAGCTTTATAAGCATACTCCTTATTTCTCTTGTTGTTACTTTTGTATGGCTAACCGCCGATTTCTCCGGTACAAATGACCTGCTGGCTTCCCGATCCCGTGATCTGGAACATTCAGAAGCCAGTCTGGAAGTCCTCAGGGATGAGGTCAATCAGCTGATAAGTTCTACCGAAACATTTCAAAAGACCCTGTCGGGAACCCTGAATACTCTGGGGATCGAATCGGCAGGAAGAGATGCTGCTGCCAATAGAAACGGTGATCTGACTTCATTCTTTAATGTAGAATCAGCTGAAAATGGATCTCTCAGTGAAACACTGGAAATTCAGAAGCTGAAAACAGCCCTGGATCAGTCTGTTACTTCTCTTGATGAGATAGGCCAAATTCTGAACTCTCAAAAAAGCCTCCTCTCCGATATACCCACAATGTGGCCTTTAAAAGGGGTGCAGGGTTATGTGACAGCTGTTTTCGGACCATCCATTCATCCTTTTTCCGGGCAGTGGTATCTTCATAAGGGTGTAGACATGGCCTATGGATATGGTGTTCCCATTATTTCAACGGCAAACGGTAAGGTTCTGGAAGTGGATTTTGATGAAGGTTATGGTAATTTTGTTGTCATCAGACATAAATATGGTTTCTATACAAAATATGCTCATCTCCAGCGAACCTATGTAAGGCCGGGGCAGGATATTTCCCAGGGAGATGTTCTGGGAACCATGGGAAACACAGGTTTATCTACAGGACCGCACCTTCATTATGAAGTCCGTATCGGCTCTCAGGTTGTAGACCCTGTCAAGTATATCAATATGACAGACAATCATGATATTTTTAACCGAGTCACACGCAATCTTCAAAAATACAAGTAG
- the rpsT gene encoding 30S ribosomal protein S20 has protein sequence MPNSLDAAKRHRQNLKARGHNRTIRSTVRTSIRTFEAAVTAKDKPKAEEAYEKFVKLIDTATGKGLYHKNMAARKKSRLHNTLATMAS, from the coding sequence GTGCCTAATTCACTAGATGCAGCTAAGAGACATCGTCAGAATCTCAAAGCTAGAGGACACAATCGTACTATCAGAAGTACTGTAAGAACGAGTATCAGAACTTTTGAAGCGGCTGTAACAGCCAAAGACAAGCCTAAAGCAGAGGAAGCCTACGAAAAGTTTGTTAAACTTATCGATACGGCTACTGGTAAGGGTTTGTATCACAAGAATATGGCTGCAAGAAAGAAGTCAAGACTTCATAACACGCTTGCCACAATGGCTTCGTAA
- a CDS encoding tetratricopeptide repeat protein yields the protein MNLYNNGLYQEALDALLSEDIDPVDDPELAYLMGLCYTRLEEFSAAVFYLEKATERDISLIRVFQCRMVLSYVYNITRDFKSAEKQLKKVLEDGFESCQIFTSLGYALWSQKKVEESIDFLSRSLEMDPDNANTLNSMGYIMADEGINPEKAVEYCHLALSFQPDNGNYLDSLAWALFRTGKLKEARNYAERALDAGADKSVCREHLNMIDQYDKF from the coding sequence TTGAATTTATACAATAATGGTCTGTACCAGGAAGCTCTTGATGCTCTTTTGTCTGAAGATATTGATCCGGTAGATGACCCCGAACTGGCTTATTTGATGGGACTTTGTTATACCCGTCTGGAGGAGTTCAGTGCAGCAGTTTTCTATCTGGAAAAAGCCACGGAAAGGGACATCTCCCTTATCAGAGTCTTTCAGTGCCGTATGGTACTCAGTTATGTCTATAACATTACCAGAGATTTTAAGAGTGCCGAGAAACAGTTGAAGAAGGTTCTGGAAGACGGCTTTGAATCCTGCCAGATCTTCACATCTTTGGGTTATGCCCTCTGGAGTCAGAAGAAAGTGGAGGAGAGCATCGATTTTCTTTCCCGCTCTCTTGAAATGGACCCTGATAATGCAAATACCTTGAATTCCATGGGATATATCATGGCTGATGAGGGGATCAATCCAGAAAAAGCCGTCGAGTACTGCCATCTGGCATTGTCTTTCCAGCCGGATAATGGGAATTATCTGGATTCTTTGGCTTGGGCACTTTTCAGGACCGGAAAATTGAAAGAGGCCCGCAACTATGCGGAAAGAGCCTTGGATGCCGGTGCTGATAAATCAGTTTGCAGGGAGCATCTGAATATGATAGATCAGTATGATAAATTTTAA
- a CDS encoding polymer-forming cytoskeletal protein: MTASLKDIESISTILGSETVFKGTMKFSKPLKIDGKYEGRIESEGFLYIEEGAEVRADIQVGSIVVGGIVYGDIEASEKLEMLSTGQVIGNIRTAKLKIADGVKFEGKCDMISDPESVDVFSVPVDQLKQDHNEL; this comes from the coding sequence ATGACAGCATCATTGAAGGATATTGAATCCATTTCGACCATTCTTGGTAGTGAAACGGTGTTCAAGGGGACAATGAAATTTAGTAAACCTCTCAAGATAGACGGTAAATATGAAGGCCGCATCGAATCTGAGGGATTTCTATATATCGAAGAGGGAGCAGAAGTAAGAGCAGACATTCAGGTCGGTTCTATCGTTGTCGGCGGGATTGTCTATGGAGATATTGAGGCTTCAGAAAAACTGGAAATGCTCTCCACCGGACAGGTTATCGGCAATATCAGGACAGCAAAGCTGAAAATTGCCGACGGGGTCAAGTTCGAAGGCAAGTGCGATATGATCAGTGATCCTGAATCGGTGGATGTGTTTTCTGTTCCCGTAGACCAGCTGAAACAGGACCATAATGAGCTCTGA